Part of the Solanum pennellii chromosome 10, SPENNV200 genome is shown below.
CTATGTCAACGAACATTATGTGTTCAgttattttctttcttgttcatttttttcactttcgGATGAGCACTCTGTGGATGTATTTGTGTCATAATATTTAACTTCTTGGTGCAGGGGAATGGCTTCCGGAAAGACCTTTTCGGAATGCTTAAAGCTTTGAAACCAGCATTCATCAGATTTCCAGGTATTCCTGAAATTCAACCTGTCTATGTCATGTAACATTACCAGTTGATGGAGCAAtgcattatatttataatagaaTCGGACTAAATATCTTATACCGGCAAAAAAGTTTAGTTTTTCCCATTCATAAAGTTATTCTGCAGATGAATCAATGCGGATGCAAGCCTGAAAGAGCATCTGTCGTATATAATTTAGCAAGCTCTCACAAAGATGGATTTGCAAATAGGAAATGTCAGTGATTAATGTCAATTTTCCACAAGTCCTCGAGTAGACTAATTCATTAGCTTCTGAAGTCGTTCATAGTTTATATCATATTTCTGGTTCAACTTCTATCTAATGTGGTATCACAACTCACAAGTAATATCATCTGAGTTCAACTTCTGTTTTCTCAGCATTCTCCTCCTCAAGGTGTCATGATGACGAGATTAACAAGAAGCATGGAATTCagatttcatttcatttctccCTTCTTATGTTTTACGTTGTTCTGCTTTTTAAAAGTATCATAGCCCtccttttttatcttttaagttCTCCAACAGTTAGATCACTTATTTTAGTTTCGCTCATGTGCTTCTGTGTAGTTCTCCCCTGTCTATATGTATGGATAGTCTCCCATTTGAGCATCTTTGATGATCTGTCCAATGTggataaatttatcattaattatacatGTCTGTAGGGGGATGTTTTGTGGAAGGGGAACGGTTAAAAAATGCATTTTGGTGGAACAAAACAATTGGACCATGGGAAAATAGGCCTGGCCATTACGGTGATGTGTGGGGGTATTGGACTGATGACGGACTTGGTCATTTTGAGTTTCTTCAAGTAAAATTCTTTCCCTCTCCTGAATTTTGATGTAAATGGACTTCTAAACCTGGCCAAGCCTCTTAACATGAATATTGTGTGCTTATGCATGTTCCTTACTTGAGTCCTTTCTTGCTGCAGCTTGCCGAGGACTTGGGTGCATTGCCAATCTGGGTTTTCAATAGCGGTATGTCCTCCTCTACTTTCTAAGAtgcattatttaaaaaaaaaattagtctgTGTTCTCTTCATGCAGTTAATTAGCTTTTTCTATGCGACTATTATTCTCAGGAATCAGCCACAAAGAACAAGTTGACACTTCCGATATCTTACCTTACGTGCAAGTAGGTCTCCTGAACTTTCTCCTGCGTACACATGACATGGacattactttttaaatatgATTGCGAGTTAAAACAGCTATGAAGATCGATTTGATAGTCAATATTTTGGACATACAACTTATTACTAAAATATAGAGGCATATCCGTAGGTACAACACTTTCTAAACACAATCTTCCTTCTTATCAGCCATGCAATCTCTGTTTCTTTTTAAATTCTACGAGACGTATGCTATAGACGTTAAAATCTTACCagaaatttgatgaaaacaaTCCTTGGAATTGAAATGTTACATTACTTGGACTGTGGATGTTGCATATTAAGCTTTCTTTTTAGGTTTTATAAGCATATTTGTTGTCCCAGGATATCTTAGATGGTCTTGAATTTGCGAGAGGTGCTCCTAACTCAAAATGGGGTTCATTTCGAGCTGAAATGGGACATCTAGAGCCCTTTGATTTGAGATATGTCGCTATTGGAAATGAAGATTGTAGCTACTCAGAGTACCGTGGTATGCAGATCACATTTTGTTCTATGTTTCATTGGGTCATTATCTATAATATGCATGAAGAATAAAATAGCTTTGCAGCTGGGACATCcctttacattttttatttacagTTGGACGGGCTTCATAGCCTTCGATGAATTTTGAGGATTGATTCAAATCCTTGTATATAATATGTATGATTCAGGAAATTACCTCAAGTTCTATTCAGCAATCAAAGAAGCCTACCCAGATATCAAGATAATCTCCAACTGTGATGGTTCTTCCAAAGCATTGGATCACCCGGCTGATTTATATGATTTTCATGTAAGACTTTGATGTTGTTCAAAGTCTATCTTACAGAGCATGTACATTTGAGCTTTAACTTTGTTAACCTATGTTTCAAGTGAGGTTTTAACTTTGTGATTTCTCTATGGTTAAGATTTATGCCAGTGCAAGTGACATCTGGTTTAACGCCAGCCGTTTTGATGATGCACTGCGCAGTGGACCGAAGGTGAGTTAAAATGTTCCCTTTGATGATTAATTTCCTTCTGTTTTAAATGGTGCTTATGTATACTGTTTATATTTATAGGCTTTTATAAGTGAGTATGCTGTGCATGGAAAAGATGCTGGAAAAGGTAGTCTTTTAGCTGCACTGGCTGAAGCTGCATTCCTTATTGGAGCAGAAAAAAACAGGTACTTGTCATTTCTGAGAATATGTATCAAGCAACGTATCTCGACATTATATGTTAAGGTAAAGATAATAAGGATAAAACTTCAAAGCGTGGAAAATTTATGGTGTGAACAGTGTGATCTCTTTGTTTGACGATAACCTGTATTTATCCTCGTGCAGTGATGTGATTGAAATGACAAGTTATGCACCTCTATTCGTTAACGACAAAGACTGGAAGTAAGTTtgatttcttcttctcctttttctttgaAATTGGATATCACTGCaaaataatgttattttgtTTAGATGGACTGCAGATGCGATTGTTTTCACTTCTTCACAGGCGTATGGAACCCCTAGTTATTGGATGCAGCACTTTTTCATAGAGTCAAATGGCGCAACTTATCTAACTTCAACACTCCAAGCTAATCCTTCGAATGAACTAATAGCATCTGCCATCACCTGGCAAAATGAGACTGATAACAACAACTACTTAAGAATAAAGGTgtgaaatttttcttttacGTTTATCATTCGTGCCTCTCAAGACTTACATTATCTAGACTAGATCCATACATCTCTGCGAACAAACTAGATGAACTAACAAACTAATATTTCTCTTTGTATTAGAGGTTATAGTGCTCAGAATCATAATGAGGatttgtcttttatgtttctttaatAGATTCAATCTGTGTTCATACTTGCTACAATCAACTGATGTTCATTTTGCAGATACACAACTTCGTCTCCATCTATAATTTCGTGACTAGTtcgtcttttttttcttttcaacacgCAACTTATTTTGCAGGTTGTGAACTTTGGGAGCAGCAGAGTTACTCTTAGTATCTCTATCAGTGGATTGTCATTGCAGTCCTCTGGGGCAACAAAAACTATATTAACATCTAGCAATGTGATGGATGAGAATTCTTTCACAGATCCTAAAAAGGTACATACAACTTCTTTATCTGATCATTTCGTTTTATTTGGTGACTGCTTTCCTTGAAATAGTGTTCTGTTATTTATGCAGATATCACCAGTTAAGACAATGCTTGGAGAAGTTAGCGAAAACATGGATGTTACACTCTTACCATATTCTTTCACTTCGTTTGATTTGTTAAGAAAATCCATCAGCATTAGGACTGTAACAACTGCTTCTGATCTTGAATCTTCATTCTAAAACTATGTTAATCACTGAAAATGCCAATTAAGAATAATATCACTTTCATTAGTTCTTATGGTTCTTTCGTTTTAGTAGTTTTTCCTGTTGCACTTTTAAGGCGTTTGTTATTGAACTTCTTCTGAAACAGTCTCCATCTCCGTCCTTTAACAGATTAAACGAAGAAAATGGGCAAATCTTTAGATGAAtgattaataagaaaatatttttaagctTCCTTTGCATTCCatcaaattcatatatttaactaatttgaGTCCATACAACTGTTGCACTTCCGCATATTCAGAACCAATTTTGCTTGTACTCAAAAGTGCACTAGTACTTTTCAAGGTTCTGACATGCACGTGTCAACATTTTTGAacagtccgagcaacatagccCAGAACCAATGACATCAAAGAAGAGTGTTTTCACTTTGATAACCTCTAATGCAAACATCTGCAACCCCAATGTTAACCTCCAGAAAAACTCAAGAAAGTGAGCGAAAGCAAACAAAGAAAAGTTCCAGTAACACAAAAGAGCCTTCTCTACTAAGTATCAACTAAAACAAGTAGAAACTCTTAACAGTACCAAATCTATA
Proteins encoded:
- the LOC107032580 gene encoding alpha-L-arabinofuranosidase 1-like, whose protein sequence is MEMDSRRSLCCILLLVLFGISIQYQCSASKIDADQTALLLVNASEASARKMPDTLFGIFFEEINHAGAGGLWAELVCNRGFESGASFTPPRIEPWSIIGNDSSVIVSTDLSSCFDRNKVALKVEVLCDNGGANICPDGGVGVYNPGFWGMNIEHGKSYKLVFHVRSDEPLNLSVALTSSNGLNKLATKTVVADYVSNWTKVFVLLEAEGTDSNSRLELRSTTKGVIWFDQVSLMPLDTYNGNGFRKDLFGMLKALKPAFIRFPGGCFVEGERLKNAFWWNKTIGPWENRPGHYGDVWGYWTDDGLGHFEFLQLAEDLGALPIWVFNSGISHKEQVDTSDILPYVQDILDGLEFARGAPNSKWGSFRAEMGHLEPFDLRYVAIGNEDCSYSEYRGNYLKFYSAIKEAYPDIKIISNCDGSSKALDHPADLYDFHIYASASDIWFNASRFDDALRSGPKAFISEYAVHGKDAGKGSLLAALAEAAFLIGAEKNSDVIEMTSYAPLFVNDKDWKWTADAIVFTSSQAYGTPSYWMQHFFIESNGATYLTSTLQANPSNELIASAITWQNETDNNNYLRIKVVNFGSSRVTLSISISGLSLQSSGATKTILTSSNVMDENSFTDPKKISPVKTMLGEVSENMDVTLLPYSFTSFDLLRKSISIRTVTTASDLESSF